A section of the Devosia rhizoryzae genome encodes:
- the tgt gene encoding tRNA guanosine(34) transglycosylase Tgt, giving the protein MKQVTFTLSATDGMARRGRIDTPRGEINTPAFMPVGTAGTVKAMYPEQVRDTGADILLGNTYHLMLRPGAERVASLGGLHTFMNWERPILTDSGGFQVMSLAKLRKLTERGVTFKSHIDGSAYELTPERSIEIQTLLDSDIIMQLDECIALPAERKEMERAMELSIRWADRSKTAFNNQQNRMLFGIVQGGDDAELRSRSAAGLQSIGFDGYSIGGLAVGEPQEVMFRVLSDITPELPTDKPRYLMGVGKPDDILGGIERGVDMFDCVHPTRAGRHGHAYTRFGVINLKNARHRDDHRPLDEASPNPNCRRWSRAYLHHLVKTEEILGAMVLSQINLAYYQELTAGARAAIEEGRMTDFAAETRAAWAAGDLPVL; this is encoded by the coding sequence ATGAAACAGGTCACCTTTACCCTTTCCGCGACGGACGGCATGGCCCGCCGCGGCCGTATCGATACGCCGCGCGGCGAGATCAACACGCCCGCCTTCATGCCGGTCGGCACCGCAGGCACCGTCAAGGCTATGTATCCCGAGCAGGTGCGCGACACTGGCGCGGACATCCTCCTCGGCAACACCTATCACCTGATGCTGCGTCCCGGCGCCGAGCGTGTGGCTTCGCTGGGCGGGCTCCACACCTTCATGAACTGGGAACGGCCGATCCTTACCGATAGCGGCGGTTTCCAGGTCATGTCGCTGGCCAAGTTGCGGAAGCTCACCGAGCGCGGCGTGACCTTCAAGTCGCATATCGACGGCTCTGCTTACGAGCTGACGCCGGAGCGCTCGATCGAGATCCAGACGCTGCTCGACAGCGACATCATCATGCAGCTCGACGAGTGCATTGCCCTGCCGGCCGAACGAAAGGAGATGGAACGGGCGATGGAGCTTTCCATCCGCTGGGCCGATCGCTCCAAGACCGCCTTCAACAACCAGCAAAACCGCATGCTATTCGGAATCGTCCAGGGTGGCGATGACGCCGAGCTGCGCTCCCGATCGGCGGCCGGGCTGCAGTCCATCGGCTTTGACGGCTATTCCATCGGAGGCCTCGCCGTGGGGGAGCCGCAGGAGGTGATGTTCCGCGTTCTTTCCGACATCACTCCGGAATTGCCGACCGACAAGCCGCGCTATCTCATGGGCGTCGGCAAGCCGGACGATATCCTGGGTGGCATCGAGCGTGGCGTCGATATGTTCGACTGCGTCCATCCCACGCGCGCTGGCCGGCACGGCCACGCCTATACGCGTTTTGGCGTCATCAATCTGAAGAATGCTCGTCATAGGGATGATCACCGGCCCTTGGACGAAGCATCGCCCAACCCCAATTGCCGGCGTTGGAGCCGCGCCTACCTCCATCACCTCGTTAAGACTGAAGAGATTTTGGGCGCAATGGTGCTTTCGCAGATCAACCTGGCCTACTATCAAGAGCTGACCGCGGGAGCGCGGGCGGCTATCGAAGAGGGCCGCATGACCGATTTTGCGGCAGAAACGCGGGCGGCCTGGGCTGCTGGCGATCTGCCGGTGCTTTAG
- a CDS encoding mechanosensitive ion channel family protein codes for MNDATIFGISTAWIISNAWSVLVAIIVLIAGWFIAGLLSRYVTGLLSTRLRHNATIAPLIGQALRYGVLFVTIIIVLGQFGVQTASILAVLGAAGLAVALALQGTLSNIAAGIMLVFLRPFNVGDYIDADGIVGTVVEVGLFATQLRTIDGVYLFAPNSKLSNAKILNYTREQSRVVEVKFNVPRTANLDELRRTLDQQVRGDFSDSSAHPEFWVDTLNDANMVIVARVPVQSRDWWEARSIIQERIRNAVDSANGFAPSA; via the coding sequence TTGAACGACGCCACCATCTTTGGGATTTCCACCGCCTGGATCATCAGCAATGCCTGGTCCGTGCTGGTCGCCATCATCGTTCTGATCGCCGGCTGGTTCATCGCGGGCCTCCTGTCGCGCTATGTCACAGGCCTGCTGTCGACGCGCCTCCGGCACAATGCGACGATTGCTCCTCTAATCGGACAAGCCCTTCGATACGGCGTGCTCTTCGTCACCATCATCATCGTGCTGGGCCAGTTCGGCGTCCAGACCGCCTCGATCCTCGCCGTGCTCGGCGCCGCCGGCCTCGCTGTGGCTCTCGCCTTGCAGGGCACGCTTTCCAACATCGCCGCCGGCATCATGCTGGTCTTCCTGCGCCCCTTCAATGTCGGCGACTATATCGACGCCGATGGCATCGTCGGCACGGTGGTCGAGGTCGGCCTCTTCGCCACCCAGCTCCGCACCATCGACGGCGTCTACCTTTTCGCTCCGAACTCGAAGCTGTCCAACGCCAAGATCCTCAACTACACGCGCGAACAGTCACGCGTCGTCGAGGTCAAGTTCAACGTTCCCCGAACGGCCAACCTCGACGAGCTGCGGAGGACGCTCGATCAACAGGTGCGCGGCGACTTTTCGGATAGCTCGGCCCATCCCGAGTTCTGGGTCGATACGCTAAACGACGCAAACATGGTCATTGTCGCCCGCGTACCCGTGCAAAGCCGCGACTGGTGGGAGGCACGCTCCATCATCCAGGAACGCATCCGCAACGCCGTCGACAGCGCCAATGGCTTTGCTCCGAGCGCGTGA
- a CDS encoding DMT family transporter, with translation MDTVLWALMGVIAGACIAAQAPINASLGKALQVPVAAAAVSFLAGGIVLWALAFIFSNATHTPINFGAPAPWTFVAGGLLGAFYVFSNITLTPLMGAAAVMALSVTGQLVGGLLLDRVGFMGMAVRELTVGRLAGAALLVIGAVMIRVL, from the coding sequence ATGGATACGGTTCTCTGGGCGCTGATGGGCGTCATCGCCGGTGCGTGCATCGCCGCACAGGCGCCAATCAATGCGAGCCTGGGCAAGGCGCTGCAGGTGCCGGTTGCCGCGGCCGCGGTGTCGTTCCTCGCTGGCGGCATTGTGCTCTGGGCCCTGGCCTTCATCTTCAGCAACGCCACCCACACGCCGATAAACTTCGGCGCGCCCGCACCGTGGACCTTTGTGGCCGGTGGCCTCCTCGGTGCCTTCTACGTTTTTTCCAACATCACCCTGACGCCGCTGATGGGCGCCGCCGCGGTGATGGCCCTGTCGGTCACCGGGCAACTGGTCGGCGGCCTGCTGCTCGACAGGGTCGGCTTCATGGGCATGGCAGTCCGCGAACTCACGGTCGGTCGCCTCGCCGGCGCCGCCCTGCTGGTAATTGGCGCCGTCATGATCCGGGTGCTTTAG
- the queA gene encoding tRNA preQ1(34) S-adenosylmethionine ribosyltransferase-isomerase QueA, with product MRVTEFDFDLPENLIALHPAEPRDSARLLVVRPGEPLVDGHIPDLLTLLRPGDTLVVNDTRVLPAELKGVRLRGENRGNVSFNLHKRVDASSWRAFARPAKKLAVDDQLELTNGEMEPLTARITGKGDSGEVTITFDLAGAALDEAIKSQGAMPLPPYIGAKRPVEERDKTDYQTVYAAEDGAVAAPTAGLHFTEKLLQDLSDLGVAMERVTLHVGAGTFLPMKVDDTEDHVMHSEWGDIDQATVERINRRRAAGGRVIAVGTTSLRLLETASRATGNLEPFIGDTDIFITPGFRFRTVDVLMTNFHLPKSTLFMLVSAFSGLDTMKAAYAHAIENGYRFYSYGDSSLLHRAPHPEDEA from the coding sequence ATGCGCGTCACCGAGTTCGATTTCGACCTGCCCGAAAACCTGATCGCGCTCCACCCGGCCGAACCGCGCGACTCCGCGCGTCTCCTCGTCGTGCGTCCCGGCGAGCCTTTGGTCGATGGCCACATCCCCGATCTTCTGACGCTGCTGCGGCCCGGCGATACATTGGTCGTAAACGACACGCGGGTCTTGCCGGCCGAGTTGAAGGGCGTGCGCCTGCGCGGCGAAAATCGCGGCAATGTCTCATTCAACCTCCACAAGCGCGTCGATGCCAGCTCCTGGCGCGCCTTTGCCCGGCCTGCCAAAAAGCTTGCTGTCGACGATCAGCTCGAGCTCACCAATGGCGAAATGGAGCCGCTGACCGCGCGCATCACCGGCAAGGGTGACAGCGGCGAAGTAACCATCACTTTCGACCTTGCCGGTGCTGCGCTCGATGAAGCCATCAAGTCGCAAGGCGCCATGCCGCTGCCGCCTTATATCGGCGCCAAGCGGCCGGTCGAGGAGCGCGACAAGACCGACTACCAGACCGTCTACGCGGCAGAAGACGGCGCCGTCGCGGCGCCGACGGCGGGCCTGCATTTCACCGAAAAATTGCTGCAGGACCTTTCCGACCTCGGCGTCGCGATGGAGCGCGTGACGCTTCATGTCGGGGCAGGGACCTTCCTTCCCATGAAGGTCGACGACACCGAAGACCATGTCATGCATTCCGAATGGGGCGATATCGACCAAGCGACCGTCGAGCGCATCAATAGGCGCCGCGCTGCCGGCGGCCGTGTGATCGCTGTCGGCACCACCAGCTTGCGGCTGCTTGAAACCGCATCGCGCGCCACCGGCAATCTCGAGCCCTTCATCGGCGATACCGACATCTTCATCACGCCGGGGTTCCGCTTCCGCACGGTCGACGTGCTGATGACCAATTTCCACCTGCCCAAGTCGACACTCTTCATGCTGGTCAGCGCCTTTTCCGGCCTCGACACGATGAAGGCGGCCTATGCCCACGCGATCGAGAACGGCTACCGCTTCTATTCCTATGGCGACTCTTCGCTGCTCCATCGGGCGCCGCATCCTGAGGATGAGGCTTGA
- a CDS encoding peptidylprolyl isomerase, which yields MAYDDPENTLVIETTKGKVVIAMRPDVAPGHVEHIKKLAREGAYDGVVFHRVIDGFMAQTGDVKFGNSNLADFNPSRAGTGGSKYPNLKQEFNAEPHKRGTASMARAQDPNSANSQFFICFADAPFLNKQYTVWGNVIEGMDAVDQIKRGEPVINPDKMVSVKVAADIAE from the coding sequence ATGGCCTACGACGATCCCGAAAACACCCTCGTCATCGAAACCACCAAGGGCAAGGTCGTCATTGCCATGCGTCCCGACGTGGCGCCCGGACATGTCGAGCACATCAAGAAGCTGGCCCGCGAAGGCGCCTATGACGGCGTGGTGTTTCACCGCGTGATCGACGGCTTCATGGCCCAGACCGGCGACGTCAAGTTTGGCAATTCCAACCTTGCCGACTTCAACCCGTCCCGCGCCGGCACCGGCGGTTCGAAATATCCGAACCTCAAGCAGGAATTCAACGCCGAGCCCCACAAGCGCGGCACCGCCTCGATGGCGCGCGCGCAGGATCCGAACTCGGCCAATTCGCAGTTCTTCATCTGCTTTGCAGACGCTCCCTTCCTCAACAAGCAGTACACCGTCTGGGGCAATGTCATCGAGGGCATGGACGCCGTCGATCAGATCAAGCGCGGCGAGCCGGTGATCAACCCGGACAAGATGGTCTCGGTCAAAGTTGCTGCCGACATCGCTGAATAA
- the pgi gene encoding glucose-6-phosphate isomerase, whose translation MAKSSRGDELIPLEGQRKRINKTTMREMFAEDPNRFQRFSASGAGILLDYSKNRIDEEVMDALFDLARAAGVEERRDQMCEGEHINITENRAVMHMALRYQGNQPVPVDGKDVMPDVRAVLKAIANYTDAVRSGQIRGHGGEQFTDIVNIGIGGSDLGPAMVTLALEPYTRADLRAHYVSNVDGAHIHDTLKRLDPKKTLFIVASKTFTTDETMTNAHSAREWIADTLGEEAVPNHFAAVSTNLEACAKFGIREDRIFGFWDWVGGRYSVWSAIGLPIALAVGYDNFEKFLQGADAMDRHFLTAPLEENLPVIMAVLGVWYRNAWGFSTHAVLPYDQRLSRFAAYLQQQDMESNGKSVTLAGKKVEWSTGPIVWGEPGTNGQHAFYQLIHQGTDVIPADFLIAAQPHEQLPPHHDKLVANVLAQSEALMLGKTKAEVVAELEAQGLDKHHIKELAPHKVFPGNRPSNTLFYKQLTPEVLGSLIALYEHKVFVQGVIWNVNSYDQWGVELGKQLAKALLPKVQGEATGEDHDSSTQGLLKYYLANKA comes from the coding sequence ATGGCCAAGAGCTCACGCGGCGACGAACTCATCCCGCTCGAAGGGCAGCGGAAGCGCATCAACAAGACGACGATGCGCGAAATGTTCGCCGAGGACCCCAACCGCTTTCAGCGCTTTTCGGCCAGCGGCGCCGGAATCCTTCTCGATTATTCCAAGAACCGCATCGACGAAGAGGTGATGGACGCCTTGTTCGACCTGGCCCGCGCGGCCGGAGTAGAGGAGCGGCGCGACCAGATGTGCGAAGGCGAGCACATCAACATTACCGAAAATCGCGCCGTCATGCACATGGCGCTGCGCTACCAGGGCAATCAGCCAGTGCCGGTCGACGGCAAGGACGTGATGCCCGACGTGCGGGCTGTGCTTAAGGCCATCGCCAACTACACCGATGCCGTCCGTTCCGGCCAGATCCGCGGCCACGGTGGCGAGCAGTTCACCGACATCGTCAATATCGGCATCGGTGGTTCCGATCTCGGCCCCGCCATGGTGACGCTGGCGCTCGAACCCTATACCCGCGCCGACCTGCGCGCGCATTACGTTTCCAACGTCGATGGCGCACATATCCACGATACGCTGAAGCGCCTTGATCCTAAGAAGACGCTGTTTATCGTCGCGTCCAAGACCTTCACCACCGACGAAACCATGACCAACGCCCATTCGGCGCGCGAATGGATCGCCGACACGCTGGGTGAAGAGGCGGTGCCCAACCACTTTGCTGCGGTCTCGACCAACCTCGAAGCATGCGCCAAGTTCGGCATCCGTGAAGACCGCATCTTCGGCTTCTGGGACTGGGTCGGCGGCCGCTATTCGGTCTGGTCGGCCATTGGCCTGCCGATCGCGCTGGCTGTCGGCTACGACAATTTCGAGAAGTTCCTTCAGGGCGCCGACGCCATGGACCGGCACTTCCTCACGGCGCCGCTCGAGGAGAACCTGCCGGTCATCATGGCCGTTCTGGGCGTCTGGTATCGCAATGCCTGGGGCTTTTCGACCCACGCCGTCCTTCCCTACGACCAACGCCTCAGCCGCTTTGCCGCCTATTTGCAGCAGCAGGACATGGAATCGAACGGCAAGTCCGTGACCCTTGCCGGCAAGAAGGTTGAGTGGTCGACCGGCCCCATCGTTTGGGGCGAGCCGGGCACCAATGGCCAGCACGCCTTCTACCAGCTGATCCATCAGGGCACCGACGTCATTCCCGCTGATTTCCTGATCGCCGCGCAGCCGCACGAACAGCTGCCGCCGCATCATGACAAGCTGGTGGCCAATGTCCTTGCGCAATCGGAAGCGCTGATGCTGGGCAAGACCAAGGCCGAAGTCGTTGCCGAACTTGAAGCCCAGGGCCTCGACAAGCACCATATCAAGGAACTGGCCCCGCACAAGGTGTTCCCCGGCAATCGTCCGTCCAATACGCTGTTCTACAAGCAGCTAACGCCGGAGGTGCTAGGCTCGCTGATCGCGCTCTACGAGCACAAGGTCTTCGTCCAGGGCGTCATCTGGAACGTCAATTCCTATGACCAGTGGGGCGTGGAACTGGGCAAGCAACTGGCCAAAGCTTTGCTGCCTAAGGTCCAGGGCGAGGCGACTGGCGAAGACCACGACAGCTCGACCCAGGGCCTTCTCAAATACTACCTCGCCAATAAGGCCTGA
- a CDS encoding exopolysaccharide biosynthesis protein gives MTARAPINRYARRIASALRRAAETGTHLTLSGLVQLLGPRAHRLLLLVAALFNMIPGPPGFGGTIAWTTFLIALAMVLDRPIRLPPFIGNRKLPLKLLVRASDQVVRVTDVLARFSRPRLRWLTGAGMNLPYGIVVMIVSVVMALPIPLINAIPNVGLCIIAFSMLNRDGAGVIIGVAVAAIGLIVAAAAIFGAYHLGMSAIDAMV, from the coding sequence TTGACGGCACGGGCGCCGATCAACCGCTACGCCCGCCGCATCGCCTCGGCCTTGCGCCGAGCCGCTGAAACCGGAACGCACCTGACTCTGAGCGGCCTGGTGCAGCTGCTCGGCCCTAGAGCGCACCGCCTCCTGCTCCTCGTCGCCGCGCTTTTCAACATGATCCCCGGCCCGCCGGGTTTTGGGGGCACAATCGCCTGGACGACATTCTTGATCGCCCTCGCCATGGTGCTCGACCGCCCGATCCGGCTGCCGCCCTTCATCGGCAACCGCAAGCTGCCGCTAAAACTTCTGGTGCGCGCCAGCGACCAGGTCGTCCGCGTCACAGATGTCCTCGCCCGCTTCTCGCGGCCTAGACTGCGCTGGCTGACCGGGGCAGGGATGAACCTGCCCTACGGCATCGTCGTAATGATCGTGAGCGTCGTGATGGCCTTACCAATACCGCTGATCAACGCCATACCCAATGTGGGGCTCTGCATCATCGCCTTTTCCATGCTGAACCGCGATGGAGCGGGCGTGATCATCGGTGTCGCGGTCGCCGCCATTGGCCTCATAGTTGCCGCGGCCGCAATTTTCGGCGCCTATCACCTCGGCATGTCGGCGATCGATGCCATGGTCTGA
- the coaD gene encoding pantetheine-phosphate adenylyltransferase — translation MSDLVGFYPGSFDPLTNGHLDVIERACKLVDTLVVAVGISATKKSPLFTHEDRITILQQVLPAIGKRTSTEFRIVDFSGLMVNAARQHGAKLIIRGLRDTTDYNYEMQMVGMNAQMAPELQTVFLPSSPPVRHISATLVRQIAEMGGDISAFVPPIVLKALKSS, via the coding sequence ATGAGCGATTTGGTGGGGTTCTATCCGGGGTCCTTCGACCCGCTGACCAATGGCCATCTTGATGTCATCGAGCGCGCCTGCAAGCTGGTGGATACGCTGGTCGTCGCGGTCGGCATCAGCGCCACCAAGAAAAGCCCGCTCTTCACCCATGAGGATCGCATTACCATTCTGCAGCAGGTTCTGCCGGCGATTGGTAAGCGGACGTCTACCGAATTTCGCATCGTCGATTTCTCGGGCCTGATGGTCAATGCCGCGCGCCAACACGGCGCCAAGCTGATCATTCGCGGCCTGCGCGACACCACCGACTACAATTACGAAATGCAGATGGTGGGCATGAACGCGCAAATGGCGCCCGAACTGCAGACGGTTTTCCTGCCCTCCAGCCCGCCGGTCCGGCATATCTCGGCCACATTGGTGCGCCAGATCGCCGAGATGGGCGGAGACATTTCCGCCTTCGTCCCGCCAATTGTCCTCAAGGCTTTGAAGTCCTCATGA
- a CDS encoding peptidylprolyl isomerase: MIKITRRSFAALALGATLLASPAFAQSGTPHLILTLEDGVVDIELLPAIAPKHVERIVTLTEDGAYNGVVFHRVIDGFMAQTGDVANGNADSPNYNLAAAGTGGSELPDVEAEFNSESFQRGAVGAARSQNPNSFNSQFFITTADASFLDGQYTVFGKVVSGMEAVDALEKGPQEQNGAVANPDKIVTATIEYK, translated from the coding sequence ATGATCAAGATCACCCGCCGCAGCTTCGCCGCTCTCGCCCTTGGCGCGACCCTTCTGGCCTCCCCGGCATTCGCGCAATCCGGCACGCCCCACCTGATCCTGACGCTTGAAGATGGCGTCGTCGACATCGAACTTCTGCCCGCCATCGCCCCCAAGCATGTCGAGCGCATTGTCACGCTGACCGAAGACGGCGCTTATAACGGCGTGGTCTTCCATCGCGTCATCGATGGCTTCATGGCCCAGACCGGCGACGTGGCCAACGGCAATGCCGACAGCCCGAACTACAATCTTGCCGCCGCCGGCACCGGTGGCTCGGAGCTTCCGGACGTCGAAGCCGAGTTCAATTCCGAAAGCTTCCAGCGCGGCGCCGTCGGCGCAGCCCGCTCGCAGAACCCGAACTCCTTCAACTCGCAGTTCTTCATCACCACCGCTGACGCCAGCTTCCTAGACGGTCAGTACACCGTCTTCGGCAAGGTCGTTTCCGGCATGGAAGCGGTCGATGCCCTCGAAAAGGGCCCGCAGGAACAGAACGGCGCCGTCGCCAATCCGGACAAGATCGTCACCGCCACGATCGAGTACAAGTAA
- the map gene encoding type I methionyl aminopeptidase: MTITTEEQLEKLKAIGRICAVARDTMASAMRVGMTTAELDEIGAKILAENGAVSAPILTYDFPGHTCISVNEEIAHGIPGDRVLKDGDLVNIDVSAAKDGVFADCGASFILGKVDRRLETLCRDGKKAMWAGIGAVKSGAPLADIGTAIGKVAKRGGYTLIQNLASHGVGDSLHDQPGEIPTWPDRSERRKISDGLVFTIEPFLSLGGKYAEQKSEDDEWTLVADPMAPCVQYEHTIVATPRGALVVTLAA; the protein is encoded by the coding sequence TTGACCATCACCACCGAAGAACAGCTCGAAAAGCTCAAGGCCATCGGCCGCATCTGCGCCGTGGCGCGCGACACCATGGCCTCCGCCATGCGCGTCGGCATGACCACGGCGGAGCTCGACGAGATCGGCGCAAAGATCCTGGCAGAGAATGGGGCCGTCTCGGCACCGATTCTGACTTATGACTTTCCCGGCCACACCTGCATTTCGGTCAACGAAGAAATTGCCCATGGCATTCCGGGAGACCGGGTGCTCAAAGATGGCGATCTCGTCAATATCGACGTGTCGGCCGCCAAGGACGGGGTCTTCGCCGATTGCGGCGCGTCCTTTATCCTCGGCAAGGTGGATCGCCGTCTTGAAACGCTTTGCCGCGATGGCAAGAAGGCGATGTGGGCTGGCATCGGTGCGGTCAAGTCGGGCGCGCCGCTCGCCGATATCGGCACTGCTATCGGCAAGGTTGCCAAGCGCGGCGGCTATACGCTGATCCAGAACCTAGCGAGTCACGGGGTTGGGGACAGCCTCCACGACCAGCCGGGTGAAATCCCGACCTGGCCCGACCGCTCCGAACGTCGAAAGATCTCCGACGGGCTTGTCTTCACCATCGAACCCTTTCTGTCGCTGGGCGGCAAGTATGCCGAGCAGAAATCGGAAGATGACGAGTGGACGCTGGTGGCCGATCCCATGGCCCCTTGCGTCCAGTACGAGCACACCATCGTTGCGACGCCACGCGGGGCCCTGGTCGTGACCCTGGCGGCCTAG
- the glmU gene encoding bifunctional UDP-N-acetylglucosamine diphosphorylase/glucosamine-1-phosphate N-acetyltransferase GlmU encodes MVELLSIILAAGEGTRMQSALPKVLHPVGGLPMVGHVMRTALKSGATDICVVVGPNHEAVQAEVSRHRSGTRFFSQLDRLGTGHAVRQAREAYEAAEGHVVVLYADNPLVSSRTVDAITSRLDAGADIVVVGYRPEDPTNLGRLLTEGGRLLAIREHRDATEEERKIGLANSGIIGFRADALRGIIDRIDNKNAKGEYYLTDAVELANADGRRVEFIEADAGEVMGVDDRSRLAAAEAQFQSLRRDDFMKAGVTLRDPQSVWFSWDTEVARDVTIFPNVVFGPGVKIASNVEIRAFCDIEDVVIGEGASIGPFARIRGGADIGPNVHLGNFVEVKKSRIGAGTKAGHLTYLGDAEIGEKTNIGAGTITCNYDGVNKDKTVIGDNVFIGSNASLVAPVTIGDGAYTASGSVITKDVPVDALALGRARQENKAGYAPKLREKALAKKAAKGK; translated from the coding sequence ATGGTTGAGCTGCTTTCCATCATTCTCGCCGCCGGCGAGGGGACGCGAATGCAGTCTGCCTTGCCAAAAGTGCTCCATCCAGTCGGTGGACTACCGATGGTCGGGCACGTCATGCGCACAGCCCTGAAGTCGGGCGCGACCGACATCTGCGTCGTCGTCGGACCCAACCATGAAGCGGTGCAGGCGGAGGTCTCCCGCCACCGCTCGGGGACGCGCTTCTTCAGCCAGCTGGATCGCCTCGGCACCGGGCACGCCGTGCGCCAGGCCCGCGAGGCCTATGAGGCGGCTGAAGGCCATGTTGTCGTTCTCTATGCCGACAATCCGCTGGTTTCGAGCCGCACGGTCGACGCCATCACCAGCCGTCTCGACGCCGGCGCCGATATCGTCGTTGTTGGCTACCGGCCCGAAGATCCGACCAATCTTGGCCGTCTGCTTACCGAAGGCGGGCGGCTTCTGGCGATCCGCGAACACCGCGACGCGACCGAGGAAGAGCGCAAGATCGGCCTCGCCAATTCTGGTATTATCGGCTTCCGCGCCGACGCATTGCGCGGCATCATCGACCGCATTGATAACAAGAATGCCAAGGGCGAGTACTACCTCACCGATGCCGTGGAACTGGCCAATGCCGATGGCAGGCGTGTCGAGTTCATCGAGGCCGACGCCGGAGAAGTCATGGGCGTCGACGACCGCTCGCGCCTTGCCGCAGCCGAAGCGCAGTTTCAGTCGCTGCGCCGCGACGACTTTATGAAGGCCGGCGTCACCCTTCGCGATCCGCAAAGCGTCTGGTTCTCGTGGGACACTGAGGTCGCCCGCGACGTCACCATCTTTCCCAATGTGGTCTTCGGCCCGGGCGTCAAGATTGCCTCCAATGTAGAGATCCGCGCCTTCTGCGATATCGAAGACGTGGTGATCGGGGAAGGCGCCTCGATCGGCCCCTTTGCCCGCATCCGCGGCGGTGCCGACATCGGGCCCAACGTCCATCTGGGCAATTTCGTCGAGGTCAAGAAGTCGAGGATCGGCGCCGGCACAAAGGCCGGGCACCTGACCTATCTCGGCGACGCGGAGATCGGAGAAAAAACCAATATCGGCGCAGGCACCATTACCTGTAACTATGACGGCGTGAACAAGGACAAGACGGTGATCGGCGACAACGTCTTCATCGGCTCGAACGCTTCGCTGGTCGCTCCCGTGACGATCGGCGATGGCGCCTATACGGCGTCAGGGAGCGTCATCACCAAGGACGTGCCGGTAGATGCCCTGGCTTTGGGCCGGGCGCGCCAGGAAAACAAGGCGGGCTACGCGCCCAAGCTGCGCGAAAAGGCGCTGGCCAAGAAAGCGGCGAAGGGAAAATAA
- a CDS encoding ABC transporter ATP-binding protein translates to MSKPHLRLADVHRHYGEGDRTVRVLEAANLTVESGEMVALVAPSGAGKSTLLHLCGLLESPQSGEIEIVGQPTSKLSDRGRTHLRRSTVGYVYQFHHLLPEFTALENVVMPQLIAGKSDKEAEGRAMELLGLLGVGHRATHRPAELSGGEQQRIAIARAAANHPRVILADEPTGNLDPETSDVVFGALKDLIRNEGAAALIATHNYDLARRADRIVTIRGGLVVAHEL, encoded by the coding sequence ATGAGTAAGCCCCACCTCCGCCTTGCCGACGTCCATCGCCACTATGGCGAAGGCGATCGCACCGTTCGTGTGCTTGAAGCCGCTAACCTCACGGTGGAAAGCGGTGAAATGGTCGCCTTGGTCGCGCCCTCGGGCGCCGGCAAGTCGACGCTGCTGCATCTTTGCGGCCTTCTGGAATCGCCTCAGTCCGGCGAGATCGAGATCGTCGGCCAGCCCACCAGCAAGCTGAGCGATCGCGGCCGAACCCATCTGCGCCGCTCGACCGTCGGCTATGTCTACCAGTTCCACCACCTGCTGCCCGAATTCACGGCGCTTGAAAACGTCGTCATGCCGCAGCTCATCGCCGGCAAGAGCGATAAGGAAGCGGAGGGCAGGGCCATGGAATTGCTCGGCCTGCTTGGCGTCGGCCATCGCGCGACGCATCGCCCGGCCGAACTTTCCGGCGGCGAACAGCAGCGCATCGCCATCGCCCGCGCTGCCGCCAACCATCCCCGCGTTATCCTTGCCGACGAGCCCACGGGCAACCTCGACCCGGAGACCAGCGACGTCGTCTTCGGCGCACTCAAGGACCTGATCCGCAACGAAGGCGCCGCAGCGCTCATCGCAACGCATAACTATGACTTGGCGCGGCGGGCAGACCGCATCGTGACGATCCGGGGCGGGCTGGTGGTCGCGCACGAGCTCTAA